A single genomic interval of Daucus carota subsp. sativus chromosome 1, DH1 v3.0, whole genome shotgun sequence harbors:
- the LOC108205491 gene encoding uncharacterized protein LOC108205491, with translation MPFPWKKTKGSRISRFADQFNTSKHGGSLVVQTGFPTSIIDLFHKNRDRLKKSAKKKRSSGFDSVSYGNSDSQLGNPERCAINSEVELLNMDVGMVNSDRCLTNRTEDDLVNGKERGGEVVDNRGNIFIVILKVLLMVILALVTRRLVVGVSVSAFSLFLLEYVGNYVYGLSKLCSDYRKMLKVIVAKVLCFVRIKGGAASICHDSVKDINLNVQSVEIEADLGDVIEPVVSLDSDKGLEFERMELKIIDIMKEDEPKQEGSRKARLKTKMRKLVRKKLCKSRRKGSGLESVVPGFGSEVPESMEEDTCIGKDGSNELREIEGQGELNEDEVNISQISLDPCDLILSKDSFVEESGRETLWISKYWVFCLIILSGLVGGRIFAIVFTLAWCLILKPLGNKGDAQPSLRSSGKNCA, from the coding sequence ATGCCATTTCCATGGAAGAAAACAAAGGGATCAAGAATCTCTCGGTTTGCTGATCAGTTTAATACATCGAAACATGGGGGTTCTCTTGTTGTTCAGACTGGATTTCCTACTTCAATTATTGATCTCTTTCATAAAAATCGAGATCGTTTAAAGAAGTCTGCCAAGAAAAAGCGATCTTCTGGCTTTGACTCGGTAAGTTATGGTAATTCAGATTCACAGTTAGGAAATCCAGAGAGGTGTGCAATAAATTCGGAAGTTGAATTACTAAATATGGATGTGGGAATGGTAAATTCTGATAGGTGTTTGACGAATCGAACGGAGGATGATCTGGTCAACGGCAAAGAAAGAGGTGGTGAGGTTGTTGATAATAGgggtaatatttttattgttatctTGAAGGTTTTACTTATGGTAATTCTTGCTTTGGTGACAAGAAGGTTGGTGGTAGGGGTCAGTGTGTCTGCATTTTCCTTGTTTTTACTTGAGTATGTGGGGAATTATGTGTATGGATTGTCGAAATTGTGTTCGGATTATAGAAAAATGCTGAAAGTGATTGTTGCAAAAGTTTTATGTTTTGTTAGGATTAAAGGGGGTGCTGCTTCGATTTGTCATGATTCAGTTAAAGACATTAACTTGAATGTTCAAAGTGTGGAGATAGAGGCTGATTTGGGTGATGTGATTGAGCCAGTTGTATCTTTGGATTCTGACAAAGGATTAGAATTTGAGAGAATGGAATTAAAGATCATAGATATAATGAAAGAAGATGAACCTAAACAAGAGGGTTCTCGGAAGGCTAGGCTGAAAACAAAGATGAGGAAACTTGTTCGGAAAAAATTGTGCAAGTCCAGGAGAAAAGGGTCTGGTTTGGAAAGTGTGGTGCCAGGTTTTGGAAGTGAAGTACCGGAGTCAATGGAAGAAGATACTTGTATTGGAAAAGATGGAAGCAATGAGCTTAGGGAAATTGAAGGCCAGGGAGAACTAAATGAAGATGAAGTTAACATTTCACAGATTAGTTTGGATCCTTGTGATCTGATTCTGAGTAAGGACAGTTTTGTGGAAGAATCAGGCAGAGAAACGTTATGGATTTCAAAATATTGGGTATTTTGTCTGATTATTCTTTCTGGGCTTGTTGGAGGTCGGATTTTTGCAATTGTCTTTACGTTAGCATGGTGCTTGATTTTGAAACCACTGGGAAACAAAGGAGATGCACAACCCTCGTTGCGATCCTCTGGTAAAAATTGTGCTTAG
- the LOC108197860 gene encoding putative B3 domain-containing protein At5g66980, which translates to MDPSFFKPLVGDFSRKLLIPPAFVERMEGKLGSELALKYECERVYTVQVEKLEEGRFFFVNGWPQFVADHGLDYGDFVVFRLVQDSTFQVTVYDPSMCEKDCCDSHRNKNGDRTAGKVIKEEARTSLDQNTSSRVDLTEDDEETDAKMEIDDEPKEATSNDDAPSFRLLLTEANKIWIPLPLLFVRESGLADKEQIKLRDPDGKKWLVKVINEGKKAALTVGWTRLFVAHRLKRGDTCIFTYVRREGSSGIIQVDMKRGRGRPPKKESS; encoded by the exons CTCATACCTCCGGCTTTTGTTGAGAGGATGGAAGGGAAATTAGGTTCCGAATTGGCACTTAAATATGAATGCGAAAGGGTGTACACTGTCCAGGTTGAGAAATTAGAAGAGGGGCGCTTCTTCTTTGTAAATGGCTGGCCTCAATTTGTTGCTGATCATGGACTAGATTATGGTGATTTTGTTGTTTTTAGGCTCGTTCAGGACTCAACCTTCCAAGTCACGGTATATGATCCAAGCATGTGTGAAAAGGATTGTTGCGATTCACATAGAAACAAGAATGGTGATCGAACTGCAGGGAAAGTAATCAAAGAGGAAGCAAGAACCAGCTTAGATCAAAATACCA GTTCTCGAGTGGATCTTACAGAGGATGACGAAGAAACTGATGCAAAGATGGAGATCGATGATGAACCAAAAGAGGCCACTTCAAATGATGATGCTCCATCATTTCGACTTCTTTTAACCGAAGCCAACAAAATTTGGATA CCTCTCCCACTATTGTTCGTGAGAGAGAGTGGGCTAGCAGACAAGGAACAGATCAAGCTGAGAGATCCAGACGGTAAAAAGTGGCTGGTAAAAGTAATAAATGAAGGTAAGAAAGCAGCATTGACAGTTGGATGGACTCGTCTCTTTGTGGCACACAGACTCAAAAGGGGGGACACCTGTATTTTCACATATGTGAGAAGAGAAGGTAGCAGTGGTATTATTCAAGTTGATATGAAAAGAGGGAGAGGAAGGCCTCCCAAAAAAGAATCTAGCTAG